A single region of the Lycium barbarum isolate Lr01 chromosome 2, ASM1917538v2, whole genome shotgun sequence genome encodes:
- the LOC132628944 gene encoding uncharacterized protein LOC132628944, whose product MDKSWIGMPRNTPEYVIGLNQFLNFAFNNAAIGDKIKCPCPKCGSRKWQTRKIVFNHLIDKSFPKNYVTWFMHGEMNVLHNSRNREVTQDVPPTENPVELLINEAFGGLRHEGVDVGPSQVVGEEEMLHDMPASNNKDLFELLGDGRQELYEGSKYSKLEFLLKLYHIKCLSGLSDKGMTMILDLLRDAFKFANIPNSFYEAKKTIKKLCLDYVKINACPNDCMLYWEDDVNAETCKYCHTSRWKPENESNKYHAPTTSKKQNKKRKKPAKILRYFPVKPRLQRLFMCSKIAEHMSWHVEDGNKDGTIRYPRDGEVWKRFDTTFPEFASDPRNVRLGLSGDGFNPFGTMSTNYSIWPAVLVPDNLPPWLCMKQPNFILSMIIPGPRTTGNNIDVYLQPLIKELNELWREGVDTFDSSKDEMFRMRAALMWTVSDFPGLDILSGWNTHTGLACPSCNFDTEPCLLRHSRKWCCIGHRRFLGRNHKFRLMRHRFDGNVEERTPPKKFSGSDILQQVKYISVTFGRQTELNGKRKRNGIGSVGEGATQQRRKKSIFFDLPYWEFNSLRHNLDVMHIEKNVFDNIIYSLLNDKEKSKDHVKARRDLQDMGIRRDLWPDENDECRLGAFTIPKEKKVTFLKTLKNISVPDGYSSNISRCIYLDQKRIFGLKSHDCHILMEQLLPITIRNVLPNQVVATLVELSSFFRHLCLKSLTLADFEKLQNRIVETLCHLEMLFPPSFFTIMVHLTVHLVDEVIQGGPVHYRWMYFVERLLGHLKSLVGNRSQPEGSIAEGYIVEEALTFCSRYFEGIESSEFRHHIRRSRGRKLSPTEVERRVSKEFPDWFPKRIMNLDIADTISDDMKFLAQGPAQDARRFSAYNINGFKFRTLSREQRLKTQNSGVFLVSDTSCVASSADRYARQADLPYYGRLEDIIELNYYG is encoded by the exons ATGGATAAATCTTGGATTGGAATGCCAAGGAACACACCGGAGTATGTGATTGGTTTGAATCAATTTTTGAATTTTGCATTTAACAATGCAGCTATAGGAGATAAAATAAAATGTCCATGTCCTAAATGTGGTTCTAGGAagtggcagaccaggaaaatagTGTTTAATCATTTGATTGACAAGTCGTTCCCTAAAAATTATGTCACTTGGTTTATGCACGGGGAAATGAATGTATTGCATAATTCCAGAAATAGAGAGGTCACTCAAGATGTACCACCCACTGAAAATCCTGTAGAATTATTGATTAATGAAGCATTTGGGGGCTTAAGGCATGAGGGTGTTGATGTAGGTCCGTCACAAGTGGTGGGAGAAGAAGAAATGTTACATGATATGCCTGCTTCAAATAACAAAGATTTGTTTGAGTTGCTTGGAGATGGACGTCAAGAATTGTATGAAGGGTCTAAGTACTCAAAGTTGGAATTTTTATTAAAGCTTTATCATATAAAGTGTTTGTCTGGGTTAAGTGACAAGGGAATGACTATGATACTAGATCTACTCAGAGATGCATTTAAATTTGCAAATATTCCTAATTCTTTTTATGAGGCCAAGAAAACCATTAAGAAGTTGTGTCTTGATTATGTCAAGATAAATGCTTGTCCAAATGATTGCATGTTGTACTGGGAAGATGATGTTAATGCAGAAACATGCAAGTATTGTCACACTTCTAGATGGAAGCCCGAGAATGAGAGCAATAAATATCATGCACCTACTACAAGTAAGAAACAaaataagaaaaggaaaaagcCTGCAAAAATTTTGCGCTACTTTCCAGTAAAACCAAGATTACAAAGATTGTTCATGTGCTCTAAGATTGCTGAGCATATGAGCTGGCATGTGGAGGATGGTAACAAAGATGGAACCATAAGATATCCTAGAGATGGTGAGGTATGGAAGAGGTTTGATACAACTTTTCCTGAATTTGCTTCTGATCCTCGAAATGTTCGATTAGGTCTATCTGGTGATGGTTTCAATCCTTTTGGGACAATGAGTACTAATTATAGCATTTGGCCTGCGGTTTTGGTTCCAGATAACCTTCCTCCTTGGCTGTGTATGAAGCAACCAAATTTCATCCTCTCAATGATCATTCCAGGTCCACGTACGACAGGGAATAACATAGATGTATACCTACAACCCCTTATTAAGGAGTTGAATGAGTTATGGAGGGAAGGTGTGGACACTTTTGATTCATCAAAGGATGAAATGTTTAGAATGCGAGCAGCTCTTATGTGGACAGTTAGTGATTTTCCTGGACTTGATATCTTATCTGGTTGGAACACACATACTGGCCTTGCATGCCCCTCTTGTAATTTTGACACAGAACCTTGTCTCCTTCGTCATAGTAGAAAGTGGTGTTGTATTGGCCATCGTCGGTTTTTGGGAAGAAATCATAAATTTAGACTGATGAGGCATCGTTTTGATGGGAATGTTGAAGAGAGGACCCCTCCGAAGAAGTTTTCAGGGTCAGACATCTTGCAACAAGTGAAATATATCAGTGTCACATTTGGAAGACAAACAGAATTGAATGGTAAAAGGAAACGAAATGGGATAGGGAGTGTTGGAGAAGGTGCAACTCAACAAAGGAGAAAAAAAAGCATATTCTTCGATCTTCCATATTGGGAGTTTAACTCGTTGCGCCATAATTTAGATGTTatgcatattgaaaaaaatgTGTTTGATAATATTATATACTCTTTGctaaatgataaagaaaaatcaaaggatcATGTTAAGGCTCGAAGAGATCTACAAGATATGGGTATAAGGCGTGATCTTTGGCCGGATGAGAATGATGAATGTAGGCTTGGTGCATTTACAATTCCAAAGGAGAAGAAAGTGACCTTTCTCAAGACTTTAAAGAATATCTCAGTGCCGGATGGTTATTCAAGTAATATATCTCGTTGTATTTATTTGGATCAGAAAAGGATCTTTGGACTAAAAAGTCATGATTGTCACATCCTTATGGAACAATTGTTACCGATAACAATTCGCAATGTGCTTCCAAACCAGGTTGTTGCAACTTTGGTAGAGCTTTCCTCGTTTTTTAGGCATCTTTGTTTGAAAAGCTTAACGCTCGCAGACTTTGAAAAGCTACAAAATCGAATTGTGGAAACTCTGTGCCATCTAGAGATGTTGTTCCCTCCATCATTTTTTACTATAATGGTTCATCTAACTGTTCATCTCGTGGATGAAGTAATACAAGGTGGCCCGGTGCATTATCGATGGATGTATTTTGTTGAAAG ATTGTTAGGTCATTTAAAGTCCCTTGTAGGGAACAGATCACAACCAGAAGGTTCCATAGCTGAAGGCTACATAGTTGAAGAAGCTCTAACTTTTTGTTCTCGTTATTTTGAGGGAATTGAGTCAAG TGAATTTAGACATCACATCAGAAGAAGTAGAGGCCGAAAACTTTCACCAACAGAGGTAGAGAGGAGAGTTAGTAAAGAGTTCCCTGATTGGTTTCCTAAGAGA ATAATGAATCTGGATATAGCAGACACTATCTCTGATGATATGAAGTTCTTAGCACAAGGTCCGGCACAAGATGCAAGAAGATTCAGTGCTTATAACATTAATGGATTCAAATTTCGGACTTTATCTAGAGAACAAAGATTAAAAACTCAAAATAGCGGAGTCTTTCTTGTCTCTGACACTTCTTGTGTTGCATCTAGTGCAGATAGATATGCAAGACAAGCAGACCTGCCATATTACGGGAGGTTGGAAGATATTATTGAGCTTAATTACTATGGCTGA
- the LOC132628943 gene encoding uncharacterized protein LOC132628943, protein MGHVYKSIGKKWDANKNNLWKIHEDLLKSKIEIIESVPDAIPRNQWISFVDYQYKDSTKAMRLRNAENRKKQTIPHTGGSKANATRRAEMMAQTGQRPGRAQIYLATHKNQDGVYVNEVAKEICEKIELALSQSIIDESQISQNDVVGKVLGEEHSGRVRCLGLGPIPNKVFKQARPRFGGTSASRSEGSCSSQCQQNHKKMMNAQEKMMNAFKSYMIMKEGTIPEQFAGFFASSSAVSPTTPSDAASGSLSPMDARRSCGDSNHSDNC, encoded by the exons ATGGGACATGTCTATAAATCTATTGGAAAGAAGTGGGATGCAAATAAAAATAACTTGTGGAAGATACATGAAGACCTGCTTAAAAGTAAAATTGAGATTATTGAAAGTGTGCCGGATGCGATTCCACGTAATCAATGGATTTCTTTTGTTGATTACCAATATAAAGATTCAACAAAG GCAATGCGATTAAGAAATGCTGAAAATCGAAAGAAACAGACTATACCACACACAGGCGGCTCCAAAGCCAATGCTACGAGAAGGGCTGAAATG ATGGCTCAGACTGGACAAAGGCCTGGACGAGCACAAATATACCTTGCTACTCATAAGAATCAAGATGGAGTATATGTTAATGAAGTAGCAAAAGAAATATGC GAAAAAATTGAGTTAGCTTTAAGCCAAAGCATCATAGACGAGTCTCAAATTTCGCAAAATGATGTCGTCGGCAAGGTGCTAGGAGAAGAGCACTCTGGGAGGGTGAGGTGCTTGGGATTAGGACCTATCCCCAATAAAGTTTTTAAACAAGCAAGACCTCGTTTCGGCGGTACAAGTGCTTCAAGAAGTGAAGGTTCATGTTCGTCCCAATGTCAACAGAACCATAAGAAAATGATGAATGCTCAAGAAAAAATGATGAATGCTTTCAAGTCATATATGATAATGAAAGAAGGGACGATACCAGAACAGTTTGCGGGGTTCTTTGCTTCTTCTTCGGCGGTTTCTCCTACAACA CCAAGTGATGCGGCTAGTGGATCCCTTTCGCCCATGGATGCAAGAAGATCATGCGGTGATAGTAATCATAGTGACAACTGttga